From one Salvelinus namaycush isolate Seneca unplaced genomic scaffold, SaNama_1.0 Scaffold2710, whole genome shotgun sequence genomic stretch:
- the LOC120039444 gene encoding endonuclease III-like protein 1, which produces MLQREFRGDIPNTVEGLVRLPGVGPKMAHLAMDIAWHQAWHVHRISNRLGWTRGGTKNPEETRKALEDWLPRDLWSEINWLLVGFGQQVCQSSAPCV; this is translated from the exons ATGCTCCAGAGGGAGTTTAGAGGGGACATCCCTAACACAGTGGAGGGCCTGGTACGACTACCTGGAGTAGGACCCAAGATGGCTCACCTGGCCATGGACATCGCCTGGCACCAGGCCTGGCACGTCCACCGTATCTCCAACCGGCTGGGATGGACGAGAGGTGGGACCAAGAACCCAGAGGAGACACGCAAGGCCCTGGAAGACTGGTTACCAAG GGATCTATGGAGTGAGATCAACTGGTTGCTGGTGGGGTTTGGTCAACAGGTGTGTCAATCCTCTGCTCCGTGTGTCTGA